The region TAAAAGCAAATCAGACGCAGGGAGCGATAGCACCTGATTATTTAGAGCAAGTAACCGCTAAGATGTTAGCTGATAAAGCACAGTTAGCAGCATCTAAATCAGCGTATGAGGAGATGAAAAATATCGATCAGTACTTAGTGATTAGAGCGCCATTTGACGGGGTAGTTACAGATAGACAGGTGGATAAAGGAGCTTATGTAGGGCCGATGAGTAAGTTGCCACTTCTTATTGTAGAGGATACAGGTAAGTTGCGTTTAAATTTATCTATTTCGGAGGCTAATACACCTTATGTAAAAGAAGGAGATACCGTGAAGTTTAAAGTGCGTACACTACCACAAAAGGAGTTTACAGGTGTAGTAACACGTAGGGCAGGAAGTTTAGACTTAAAGTTGCGTTCTGAGCAGATCCAAGCTGATATCAGCAATGGTGAGCATTTACTTAAGCCCAATATGATAGCAGATGCTACTGTAAACTTAAAAAGTACTGAGCCTACATTCTTTGTTCCTAAGTCAGCCTTAGTAGATAGCAATCTTGGGATGTATATAATAGAGGTAAAGAATGGTACAGCTTACCATATAAAAGTTGCTAAAGGACGTGTAAACGGAATGATGGTAGAGGTATTCGGTGATATAACACCAGGTGCTAAAATCTTAAAGATGGCAACAGAAGAGATAATGAATGAACAAAAATTAATGTAATAAAAATGATGATTATGAGAACATTTGCAATTAGAAGTTTAGCAGTAGT is a window of Myroides oncorhynchi DNA encoding:
- a CDS encoding efflux RND transporter periplasmic adaptor subunit, which codes for MKRLYIALVSLVVFTACADKKTPEVKDAKDEKGGMNMAMNKMETVAIEKMNPAVPLQLPGELRADQRTEIFAKVNSYVTDLKVDIGSTVKKGQVMMILDAPEIQAQVANAQSKWKGQEAIYIATKATYDRTLKANQTQGAIAPDYLEQVTAKMLADKAQLAASKSAYEEMKNIDQYLVIRAPFDGVVTDRQVDKGAYVGPMSKLPLLIVEDTGKLRLNLSISEANTPYVKEGDTVKFKVRTLPQKEFTGVVTRRAGSLDLKLRSEQIQADISNGEHLLKPNMIADATVNLKSTEPTFFVPKSALVDSNLGMYIIEVKNGTAYHIKVAKGRVNGMMVEVFGDITPGAKILKMATEEIMNEQKLM